In Mercurialis annua linkage group LG5, ddMerAnnu1.2, whole genome shotgun sequence, a single genomic region encodes these proteins:
- the LOC126680977 gene encoding uncharacterized protein LOC126680977 isoform X1, producing MESLAQLEALCERLYNSQDSVERAHAENTLKCFSVNTDYISQCQYILDNALTPYALMLASSSLLKQVTEHSLSLQLRLDIRNYLVNYLATRGPELQSFVIASLIQLLCRVTKFGWFDDDRFRDVVKESTNFLSQQATSDHYAIGLKILNQLVSEMNQPNPGLPSTHHRRVACNFRDQSLFQIFQISLTSLLQLKNDVASRLRESALSLSLKCLSFDFVGTSVDESSEEFGTVQIPSSWRPVLEDPSTLQIFFDYYAITTAPLSKEALECLVRLASVRRSLFTNDGTRSKFLAHLMTGTKEILQTGQGLADHDNYHEYCRLLGRFRVNYQLSELVNVEGYGDWIQLVAEFTLKSLQSWQWASSSVYYLLGLWSRLVTSVPYLKGDAPSMLDGFVPKITEGFITSRFNSVQAGFPDDLSDNPLDNVELLQDQLDCFPHLCRFQYESTGLYITKIMEPLLQSYTERVRVQTTEGNELAVIEAKLAWIVHIIAAILKIKQSTGCSVESQEVLDAELSARVLQLINVTDSGLHSQRYGELSKQRLDRAILTFFQHFRKSYVGDQAVHSSKQLYARLSELLGLHDHLVLLNVIVGKIATNLKCYTESEEVIDHTLNLFLELASGYMTGKLLLKLDTIKFIVANHTREHFPFLEEYRCSRSRTTFYYTIGWLIFMEDSPVKFKSSMEPLLQVFIRLETTPDAMFRTDAVKFALIGQMRDLRGIAMATNSRRTYGLLFDWLYPSHLPLLLKGLSHWADTPEVTTPLLKFMAEFVLNKAQRLTFDSSSPNGILLFREVSKMIVAYGTRILSLPNVADIYAYKYKGIWICLTILSRALSGNYVNFGVFELYGDRALADALDIALKMTLSVPLADILAYRKLTKAYFAFLEVLFSSHIVFILNLDTNTFMHLVGSLESGLKGLDTSISSQCASAVENLAAYYFNNVTMGEAPTSPAAAKLARHIADCPNLFPEILKTLFEIVLFEDCGNQWSLSRPMLSLILISEQLFSDLKAQILVSQPLDQHQRLYICFDKLMADVTRSLDSKNRDRFTQNLTVFRNEFRIK from the exons ATGGAGAGTTTAGCGCAACTGGAAGCTTTATGTGAAAGATTATACAATTCACAGGATTCTGTGGAGAGAGCGCATGCGGAGAATACATTGAAATGTTTTTCAGTGAATACAGATTATATTTCACAGTGTCAATACATACTTGATAATGCATTGACTCCTTATGCTTTAATGCTTGCTAGTTCTAGTCTTTTAAAGCAAGTTACTGAGCATAGTTTGTCGTTACAGCTTCGTCTCGATATTCGTAACTATCTCGTTAATTATCTTGCTACTAGAGGACCTGAATTGCAGTCTTTTGTTATTGCTTCTCTGATTCAACTTTTGTGCCGTGTTACGAAGTTTGGCTGGTTTGATGATGATAGATTTAGAGATGTGGTTAAGGAGTCTACTAATTTCTTGAGTcag CAGGCAACATCGGATCATTATGCCATTGGTTTGAAGATTTTGAATCAGCTCGTCTCTGAGATGAATCAg CCTAACCCTGGGTTGCCTTCAACGCATCATCGGAGGGTGGCATGCAACTTCCGGGATCAGTCACtttttcaaatattccaaatatcttTAACTTCATTGCTTCAATTGAAAAATGATG TTGCAAGCCGACTGCGAGAATCAGCACTCTCTCTTTCGCTCAAATGTttatcatttgattttgttggGACATCAGTTGATGAAAGCTCAGAAGAGTTTGGTACTGTTCAG ATTCCATCATCTTGGAGGCCAGTTTTAGAGGATCCATCAACACTACagatattttttgattattatgCAATCACAACAGCTCCTCTTTCTAAAGAG GCATTGGAGTGTTTGGTTCGGCTTGCATCCGTGAGACGTTCTTTGTTTACAAATGATGGTACCCGTTCTAAGTTTTTGGCGCATTTAATGACTGGAACAAAAGAAATTCTACAAACTGGACAAG GTCTTGCTGATCATGATAATTACCATGAATATTGTCGTCTCCTTGGACGTTTCAGAGTAAATTAtcag CTGTCAGAGCTTGTGAATGTGGAAGGCTATGGTGATTGGATACAACTAGTGGCAGAGTTCACTTTAAAGTCTCTACAGTCTTGGCAG TGGGCCAGTAGCAGTGTATACTACCTTTTAGGGCTGTGGTCTAGATTAGTGACATCTGTACCATATCTGAAGGGTGATGCACCAAGTATGCTTGATGGATTTGTTCCCAAAATTACTGAAGGTTTTATCACGTCAAGATTTAACTCGGTGCAG GCAGGTTTTCCAGATGACCTATCGGACAATCCCTTAGACAATGTTGAGCTTCTTCAGGATCAGCTGGACTGCTTTCCTCATCTCTGTAGATTCCAG TACGAAAGCACTGGTTTATATATAACAAAGATCATGGAGCCTCTTCTGCAATCTTACACG GAAAGAGTTAGAGTTCAAACAACCGAAGGCAATGAATTGGCTGTTATTGAGGCAAAGCTTGCTTGGATTGTTCATATCATTGCCGCTATTCTTAAAATCAAACAATCTACTGGCTGTAG TGTGGAGTCCCAAGAAGTGCTTGATGCAGAACTTTCAGCTCGTGTTTTGCAATTAATTAATGTCACAGATAGTGGGCTTCATAGCCAG AGATACGGCGAACTGAGTAAGCAAAGACTTGATCGGGCTATTCTTACCTTCTTTCAGCATTTCCGAAAATCTTATGTTGGTGATCAGGCTGTGCACTCATCCAAG CAGTTATATGCTCGATTGTCTGAACTTCTTGGACTACACGATCATCTGGTGTTGCTGAATGTGATTGTCGGGAAGATTGCTACTAATCTAAAGTGCTACACAGAG AGTGAGGAGGTCATTGATCACACTTTAAATTTGTTCTTGGAGTTGGCATCTGG ctATATGACTGGAAAGCTGCTATTGAAGTTAGACACTATTAAATTTATAGTTGCTAACCATACT AGGGAGcacttcccctttttagaagaaTACAGATGCTCTCGCAGCAGAACAACATTTTATTACACTATTGGCTGGTTAATATTCATGGAGGACAGCCCCGTGAAATTCAAGTCTTCTATGGAACCACTCTTACAG GTTTTCATTCGTTTGGAAACAACACCTGATGCAATGTTTCGAACTGATGCGGTTAAGTTCGCTTTAATTGGGCAAATGAGGGATCTTAGAGGCATCGCTATGGCTACAAACAG TCGAAGAACTTATGGGCTTTTATTTGATTGGCTATATCCTTCTCACTTGCCACTTCTCTTGAAAGGGCTTTCCCATTGGGCAGATACACCCGAG GTTACTACACCATTGTTAAAATTCATGGCTGAATTTGTGCTAAATAAAGCCCAACGTTTAACTTTCGATTCATCTTCCCCAAATGGAATTCTTCTTTTCCGGGAGGTCAGCAAAATGATTGTAGCCTACGGCACCAGGATTTTATCTCTTCCAAATGTTGCTGACATATATGCCTATAAATACAAGGGAATAtggatttgtttaacgattctctCTAGAG CTCTTTCGGGAAATTATGTCAATTTTGGTGTGTTTGAACTATATGGCGATAGAGCTCTTGCTGATGCACTTGATATTGCTCTAAAGATGACTCTGTCAGTTCCTCTGGCTGACATATTGGCATATCGGAAG CTGACAAAGGCTTACTTTGCATTTCTGGAGGTCCTATTCAGCAGCCATATTGTTTTCATTCTGAATCTAGACACCAACACCTTTATGCATTTAGTTGGATCCTTAGAATCTGGTCTCAAAGGTCTGGATACGAGTATCTCATCACAG TGTGCGTCTGCTGTTGAAAATTTGGCTGCATACTATTTCAACAACGTCACGATGGGGGAGGCACCCACTTCACCTGCTGCGGCTAAGCTTGCTCGACATATTGCAGACTGCCCCAATCTATTCCCAGAA ATATTGAAGACCCTGTTTGAGATTGTTTTATTTGAGGATTGTGGCAATCAGTGGAGTCTCAGTAGACCTATGTTGAGCTTAATTCTTATTAGTGAGCAG TTATTCTCTGATTTGAAGGCTCAAATTCTGGTTTCGCAG CCGTTGGATCAGCATCAGCGACTTTACATTTGTTTTGATAAGCTGATGGCAGATGTTACGAGAAGCTTGGATTCAAAGAACAGGGACAGGTTTACTCAGAATTTGACTGTTTTCAGAAACGAATTTCGCATCAAATAG